From one Nocardioides yefusunii genomic stretch:
- the grpE gene encoding nucleotide exchange factor GrpE, producing the protein MSDADGVTANHPNDDDTSGVADMVEEGAPLEPQDVTEAEADATTEGDVETEVVEEIDPLAAAQAEATERTADLQRLQAEFLNYKRRVERDRELLAENATFKALSGVIEVLDTIDLARAAGEVEGGFKAVVEQLEAAVAKAGVVRYAEPGDAFDPNLHEALTAMGTDPDVTVTTVKVVARAGYRIGERVVRVAQVLTVEPA; encoded by the coding sequence GTGAGCGACGCCGACGGCGTGACCGCCAACCACCCCAACGACGACGACACCTCCGGTGTGGCCGACATGGTGGAGGAGGGCGCACCGCTGGAGCCCCAGGACGTGACCGAGGCCGAGGCCGACGCCACCACCGAGGGTGACGTCGAGACTGAGGTCGTCGAGGAGATCGACCCGCTCGCCGCGGCCCAGGCCGAGGCGACGGAGCGCACTGCAGACCTGCAGCGCCTCCAGGCCGAGTTCCTCAACTACAAGCGTCGCGTCGAGCGCGACCGCGAGCTGCTCGCCGAGAACGCCACCTTCAAGGCGCTCTCGGGAGTCATCGAGGTCCTCGACACCATCGACCTGGCCCGCGCGGCCGGTGAGGTGGAAGGTGGCTTCAAGGCCGTCGTCGAGCAGCTCGAGGCAGCGGTGGCGAAGGCCGGTGTGGTTCGGTACGCCGAGCCCGGCGACGCCTTCGATCCCAACCTGCACGAGGCACTCACCGCCATGGGCACCGACCCCGACGTCACCGTGACCACCGTCAAGGTCGTTGCTCGCGCCGGGTACCGCATCGGGGAGCGCGTCGTGCGCGTCGCCCAGGTGCTCACCGTCGAGCCGGCCTGA
- the dnaJ gene encoding molecular chaperone DnaJ, which produces MATDGMRADWAQKDFYAVLGVTKDADADAIKKAYRKLARENHPDSNPGDDAKAERFKKVAEAYDVVGDPAKRKSYDDIRNSFASGGFGGFGGGMGGQGGFDMSDIFGGAAGGRGAGSVFSDLFGGGRQRGPRPVKGQDVESTATVSFTDALDGVTISLRLTSDAACHTCNGSGGKPGTKPRVCVTCEGVGHVTDPSGGFGVNRTCPACGGRQLTYEAPCPDCMGSGRGTSARTIQARIPAGVKDGQKIRLKGKGGPGQNGGPAGDLLVTVKVGKHRIFDRSGDNLTVDVPIGFDEAALGAEIKVPTLGGSPVTLKMPAGTPTGRTFRVRGKGVTRKDGTKGDLLATVVVQVPATLDDETRAAVEAYRAAQADRPLRTNLFEEE; this is translated from the coding sequence ATGGCTACCGACGGCATGCGTGCTGACTGGGCGCAGAAGGACTTCTACGCCGTGCTGGGCGTCACGAAGGACGCCGACGCTGACGCCATCAAGAAGGCGTACCGCAAGCTGGCCCGCGAGAACCACCCCGACTCCAACCCGGGTGACGACGCGAAGGCCGAGCGTTTCAAGAAGGTCGCCGAGGCGTACGACGTCGTCGGTGACCCGGCCAAGCGCAAGAGCTACGACGACATCCGCAACTCCTTCGCGTCGGGCGGCTTCGGCGGCTTCGGCGGCGGTATGGGTGGCCAGGGTGGCTTCGACATGAGCGACATCTTCGGCGGTGCGGCTGGTGGCCGTGGCGCCGGTTCGGTCTTCTCCGACCTGTTCGGCGGCGGACGTCAGCGCGGCCCGCGCCCCGTCAAGGGTCAGGACGTCGAGTCGACCGCGACCGTCTCCTTCACCGACGCCCTCGACGGCGTCACCATCTCGCTGCGTCTGACCTCTGACGCGGCCTGCCACACCTGCAACGGGTCGGGCGGCAAGCCCGGCACCAAGCCCCGCGTCTGCGTGACGTGCGAGGGCGTCGGCCACGTCACCGACCCCTCGGGCGGCTTCGGCGTGAACCGCACCTGCCCCGCCTGTGGCGGCCGCCAACTGACCTACGAGGCCCCGTGCCCCGACTGCATGGGTTCGGGTCGTGGCACCTCGGCGCGCACCATCCAGGCCCGCATCCCCGCGGGCGTGAAGGACGGCCAGAAGATCCGTCTCAAGGGCAAGGGCGGCCCCGGCCAGAACGGCGGCCCTGCCGGAGACCTGCTCGTCACCGTCAAGGTCGGCAAGCACCGCATCTTCGACCGCTCGGGCGACAACCTGACCGTCGACGTCCCGATCGGCTTCGACGAGGCCGCACTCGGCGCGGAGATCAAGGTGCCCACGCTGGGCGGCTCCCCGGTGACGCTCAAGATGCCCGCCGGCACCCCCACCGGCCGCACGTTCCGTGTGCGTGGCAAGGGCGTGACCCGCAAGGACGGCACCAAGGGTGACCTGCTGGCCACCGTCGTCGTGCAGGTCCCGGCCACGCTGGACGACGAGACACGAGCCGCCGTCGAGGCTTATCGTGCGGCTCAGGCCGACCGACCGTTGAGGACGAATCTCTTCGAGGAGGAGTGA
- a CDS encoding heat shock protein transcriptional repressor HspR — translation MTDFGVPSPDAAVYVISVAAELTGLHPQTLRTYERQGLITPGRTGGGGRRYSARDVEKLREIAELTATGIGLEGVKRILELDNQVTALQAVNDELRAELAATREALRQALAATSAAQNAAAKAARPVSRVPALRPAPSTESAVVVWRRGGQR, via the coding sequence ATGACTGACTTCGGTGTTCCGTCGCCCGACGCCGCGGTGTACGTCATCTCAGTGGCGGCAGAGCTCACTGGTCTGCACCCGCAGACCCTGCGCACCTACGAGCGTCAGGGGCTCATCACGCCGGGACGTACCGGTGGCGGCGGACGTCGCTACTCGGCGCGTGACGTCGAGAAGCTCCGTGAGATCGCGGAACTCACCGCGACCGGCATCGGGCTCGAGGGCGTCAAGCGGATCCTCGAGCTCGACAACCAGGTCACTGCCCTGCAGGCCGTCAACGACGAACTGCGTGCTGAACTGGCAGCGACCCGTGAAGCCTTGCGTCAGGCGCTGGCTGCCACGAGCGCGGCCCAGAACGCTGCGGCGAAGGCTGCGCGTCCGGTCAGCCGGGTCCCCGCGCTGCGCCCCGCCCCGTCGACGGAGTCGGCCGTGGTGGTCTGGCGCCGCGGCGGTCAGCGCTGA
- a CDS encoding response regulator gives MKLFSSGRKRALTSVKDLPDVPAQIDESPTDTQSLTVRPLHGNQTSVVIVDDDDEVRFVLRVALEAAGFRVAADAGDAESALEEINRVRPDVVLLDLHMPDVGGLELLPLIYEDVPTTRVVVISAISATYMTEAALQEGAWGYIVKGVSARTIAEHLRHVTEKAATRPLRPYPLSKNYEDKHYLDA, from the coding sequence ATGAAACTGTTCAGCAGCGGCCGCAAACGCGCCCTGACGTCGGTCAAGGACCTGCCCGACGTACCCGCCCAGATCGACGAGTCCCCCACGGACACCCAGAGCCTCACGGTGCGTCCACTGCACGGCAACCAGACCTCCGTCGTGATCGTCGACGACGACGACGAGGTCCGCTTCGTGCTGCGGGTCGCCCTCGAAGCAGCCGGCTTCCGCGTCGCAGCGGACGCCGGTGACGCCGAGAGCGCGCTCGAGGAGATCAACCGGGTACGTCCCGACGTCGTCCTCCTCGACCTGCACATGCCCGACGTCGGCGGTCTCGAACTCCTGCCGCTGATCTACGAGGACGTCCCGACCACCCGCGTCGTCGTCATCTCCGCGATCAGCGCCACCTACATGACCGAGGCGGCGCTCCAGGAAGGCGCATGGGGCTACATCGTCAAGGGAGTCTCCGCCCGGACGATCGCCGAGCACCTGCGGCACGTCACCGAGAAGGCCGCGACCCGTCCGTTGCGGCCGTACCCGCTCAGCAAGAACTACGAGGACAAGCACTACCTCGACGCCTGA
- a CDS encoding cytochrome c oxidase assembly protein — translation MSDSPTASLPRTGLVAGVVGLLVLVATVLATGAVAGNDLGLPDTDALTRWLLPLASFGTDIAVVVAVAGLLLAPLTMHKMRDELHPRATQGVRVARTALGVGVVLSLVEAWATVADQQATDFFSTSLGTVVDAFGTTTQVQSLTAQALALLALTLGLGTVDTPRRAVFAIGFTLAALVPTTLTGHSASSGSHDAAVVSLLLHVVAAVVWTSGIAALWALLVLPETERGRATRRFSALAGWCFGVTAVTGAINAWVRLGEFSDLFTSGYGRAALLKLVILVGLGVLAARLRRSVVTTEVAPEKRGFALLTAIELTALSAAVALGAALSRTAPPVGAPWPGKVESLLGGPLPPEPTAGRILTSFQFSGFGTAVVVLGVVGYLVGLRTLRRRGDTWPVGRTIAWFLGLLAVAFATIGGLGVYSGVMFSWHMTSHMVISMLAPVLLVMGSPITLALRALPGPETPGGDGPRQLLVSFLNSTYSKVVTNPAFATIMFTGSLYAIYFTGAFDWLMDNHLGHALMELHFLLAGYLYYEVLIGTAPLPKRLPHLGRLGILLLVAPFHAFFAIAVMSSSTVIGESFYALLERPYSSNLLDDQYLAGSLTWAMGEVPLLLVGVVLIFQWFRDDSRRAKQRDRKADRDDDAELARYNAMLGRIAEGTATRGDRDPSTRIDAPADESTDA, via the coding sequence GTGAGCGACTCCCCCACCGCATCCCTGCCTCGCACCGGCCTGGTCGCCGGCGTCGTCGGTCTTCTCGTCCTCGTCGCCACCGTCCTCGCGACCGGAGCCGTGGCCGGCAACGACCTCGGTCTTCCCGACACCGACGCGCTGACCCGCTGGCTCCTGCCCTTGGCCTCCTTCGGCACCGACATCGCGGTCGTGGTGGCCGTGGCAGGTCTGCTGCTGGCTCCGCTGACGATGCACAAGATGCGCGACGAGCTGCACCCGCGGGCCACGCAGGGTGTGCGCGTGGCCCGGACAGCGCTCGGCGTCGGCGTCGTCCTGAGCCTGGTCGAAGCCTGGGCCACCGTCGCCGACCAGCAGGCCACCGACTTCTTCTCCACCTCTCTCGGGACCGTCGTCGACGCGTTCGGCACCACCACCCAGGTGCAGTCGCTCACCGCGCAGGCATTGGCCCTGCTGGCGCTGACGCTCGGACTGGGCACGGTCGACACGCCCCGTCGGGCCGTGTTCGCGATCGGTTTCACGCTCGCTGCGCTGGTCCCGACGACGCTGACCGGCCACTCCGCGTCATCCGGCAGCCACGACGCCGCCGTGGTGTCGCTGCTGCTGCACGTGGTCGCGGCCGTCGTGTGGACCTCCGGCATCGCTGCCCTGTGGGCACTGCTGGTGCTGCCTGAGACCGAACGTGGCCGCGCGACCCGACGCTTCTCCGCCCTGGCGGGCTGGTGCTTCGGCGTCACCGCCGTCACCGGCGCGATCAACGCGTGGGTGCGTCTGGGTGAGTTCTCCGACCTCTTCACCTCCGGCTACGGCCGTGCGGCGCTGCTCAAGCTGGTGATCCTGGTGGGACTCGGTGTGCTCGCCGCGCGCCTGCGTCGCAGCGTCGTCACCACTGAGGTCGCGCCGGAGAAGCGCGGTTTCGCGCTGCTCACCGCGATCGAACTGACTGCGCTGTCGGCGGCCGTCGCGCTCGGTGCGGCGCTCTCGCGCACCGCTCCCCCGGTGGGCGCCCCGTGGCCCGGCAAGGTGGAGAGCCTGCTCGGCGGACCGCTGCCGCCCGAGCCGACCGCCGGCCGCATCCTGACGTCGTTCCAGTTCTCCGGCTTCGGCACTGCTGTGGTCGTGCTCGGCGTCGTCGGCTACCTCGTAGGCCTGCGGACGCTGCGTCGTCGCGGCGACACGTGGCCCGTGGGCCGCACGATCGCGTGGTTCCTGGGTCTGCTGGCCGTCGCGTTCGCGACGATCGGCGGTCTGGGCGTCTACTCCGGCGTGATGTTCTCCTGGCACATGACCAGCCACATGGTGATCTCGATGCTCGCGCCGGTGCTGCTGGTCATGGGGTCGCCGATCACGTTGGCCCTGCGCGCCCTGCCCGGCCCGGAGACCCCCGGCGGCGACGGACCGCGTCAGCTGCTGGTCTCGTTCCTCAACTCCACCTACTCGAAGGTCGTCACCAACCCCGCGTTCGCGACGATCATGTTCACCGGCAGCCTCTACGCGATCTACTTCACCGGCGCGTTCGACTGGCTGATGGACAACCACCTGGGCCACGCCCTGATGGAGCTGCACTTCCTGCTCGCTGGCTACCTCTACTACGAGGTGCTGATCGGCACCGCGCCGCTGCCCAAGCGTCTGCCGCACCTGGGCCGCCTGGGCATCCTGCTGCTGGTGGCACCGTTCCACGCGTTCTTCGCGATCGCGGTCATGAGTTCCTCGACCGTCATCGGCGAGTCGTTCTACGCGCTGCTGGAGCGCCCGTACTCCTCGAACCTGCTCGACGACCAGTACCTGGCCGGGTCGCTGACGTGGGCGATGGGCGAGGTGCCGCTGCTGCTGGTGGGTGTCGTGCTGATCTTCCAGTGGTTCCGCGACGACTCGCGTCGGGCGAAGCAGCGTGACCGCAAGGCCGACCGCGACGACGACGCCGAACTGGCCCGCTACAACGCGATGCTGGGACGGATCGCCGAGGGCACCGCGACGCGCGGGGACCGCGATCCCTCCACCCGGATCGACGCACCCGCGGACGAATCGACCGACGCCTGA
- a CDS encoding copper resistance CopC family protein translates to MNLLRTLALAVLAALASLVLPLTAAQAHSGLTGAVPSEGTTVDSLPDEVTLSFSEEVRAPAFVVITGPDRSTHEAGDPTLDGATVTQTFDAATLEGVDPNGRWTVAYRVVSADGHTVSGQTTFTVEGAEVPEPTPTSPPRTPAETPATSDTDPVASDDGHSGAPYLIAAVLALLLVTVAATSRTKDKDK, encoded by the coding sequence ATGAACCTGCTGCGCACCCTCGCCCTGGCCGTGCTCGCCGCACTGGCCTCGCTCGTCCTCCCGTTGACCGCGGCCCAGGCCCATTCCGGGCTGACCGGCGCCGTGCCCTCGGAGGGCACCACCGTCGACTCGTTGCCCGACGAGGTGACGCTGAGCTTCAGCGAAGAGGTGCGTGCGCCGGCGTTCGTCGTCATCACCGGGCCCGACCGCAGCACCCACGAGGCCGGCGACCCGACCCTCGACGGCGCGACCGTCACCCAGACCTTCGACGCCGCAACCTTGGAGGGTGTGGACCCCAACGGTCGCTGGACCGTCGCCTACCGCGTCGTCTCCGCTGACGGCCACACGGTCTCGGGCCAGACGACGTTCACCGTCGAGGGTGCCGAGGTGCCGGAGCCGACCCCCACTTCTCCACCGCGCACCCCCGCGGAGACCCCCGCCACCAGCGACACCGACCCCGTCGCCTCCGACGACGGCCACAGCGGCGCGCCCTACCTGATCGCCGCGGTGCTGGCGCTGCTGCTGGTCACGGTCGCGGCGACCAGCAGGACGAAGGACAAGGACAAGTGA
- the clpB gene encoding ATP-dependent chaperone ClpB, with translation MSQFGVDKFTTRSREAIEAAQLAATTSGNAQTEPVHLLVALLKEDAGATRSVVTKAAGDPALLLAAAQQAQQSLPTASGSGVQRPAPSGALTRVLAVAMEKAGEMKDDYVATEHLLLALADVDSFAQRVLKDAGLKSKNLRDAVGEVRGSRRVTSQDAEDTYESLEKFSVDLTAAAEAGKLDPVIGRDQEIRRVIQVLSRRTKNNPVLIGEPGVGKTAVVEGLAQRVVAGDVPDSLKGRRVLSLDLAAMVAGAKYRGEFEERLKAVLEEIKAAEGQVITFIDELHTVVGAGGSGDGSMDAGNMLKPMLARGELHMIGATTLDEYRERIEKDPALERRFQQVFVGEPSVEDTIQILRGIQEKYEAHHGVRITDAALVAAASLSDRYITGRQLPDKAIDLVDEAASRLRMEIESSPEEIDQLRRSVDRLKMEQFALQRESDDASVERLAHLKEELANQSEELRALEARWEAEKAVLEGEGELRKQLDALRIEAERLMREGNLEKVAEIQYGRIPALEKQIAAAAAAAEAAEGAERLVGEEVGAEQIAEVVEAWTGIPTGRMLQGETAKLLQMEEVIGARLIGQKEAVGAVSDAVRRSRAGISDPNRPTGSFLFLGPTGTGKTELAKSLADFLFDDDRAIVRIDMSEYSEKHSVSRLVGAPPGYVGYDEGGQLTEAVRRRPYSVVLLDEVEKAHPEVFDILLQVLDDGRLTDGQGRTVDFRNTILVLTSNLGSQYLVDPLLDEEQRREQVMATVRTAFRPEFLNRLDEVVMFSALSKDELAHIVDLQLALLEQRLANRRISVTVTDAARDWLADTGYDPAYGARPLRRLIQTAIGDRLAKMLIGGEVTDGGAVVVDAAEDGLVLTA, from the coding sequence GTGAGCCAGTTCGGCGTCGACAAGTTCACCACCCGCAGCCGCGAGGCGATCGAGGCTGCCCAGCTCGCCGCGACCACGTCCGGCAACGCCCAGACCGAGCCCGTGCACCTGCTCGTGGCGCTGCTCAAGGAGGACGCCGGCGCGACCCGCAGCGTCGTGACCAAGGCGGCCGGCGACCCCGCACTCCTGCTCGCCGCCGCGCAGCAGGCCCAGCAGTCGCTGCCCACCGCCAGCGGCTCCGGCGTCCAACGTCCGGCCCCGTCCGGCGCACTGACCCGCGTCCTCGCGGTCGCGATGGAGAAGGCCGGCGAGATGAAGGACGACTACGTCGCCACCGAGCACCTGCTGCTCGCCCTGGCCGACGTCGACTCCTTCGCCCAGCGCGTCCTCAAGGACGCCGGGCTGAAGTCCAAGAACCTGCGCGACGCCGTCGGCGAGGTCCGCGGTTCGCGCCGCGTCACCAGCCAGGACGCCGAGGACACCTACGAGTCGTTGGAGAAGTTCTCCGTCGACCTCACCGCCGCCGCCGAGGCCGGCAAGCTCGACCCCGTCATCGGACGCGACCAGGAGATCCGCCGCGTCATCCAGGTGCTGAGCCGCCGCACCAAGAACAACCCGGTCCTGATCGGTGAGCCCGGCGTCGGCAAGACCGCCGTCGTCGAAGGTCTCGCCCAGCGCGTCGTCGCCGGCGACGTCCCCGACTCCCTCAAGGGCCGCCGCGTCCTGAGCCTCGACCTGGCCGCAATGGTGGCCGGTGCGAAGTACCGCGGCGAGTTCGAGGAGCGGCTCAAGGCCGTCCTGGAGGAGATCAAGGCCGCCGAGGGCCAGGTCATCACGTTCATCGACGAGCTGCACACCGTCGTGGGTGCGGGCGGTTCCGGCGACGGCTCGATGGACGCCGGCAACATGCTCAAGCCGATGCTGGCCCGCGGCGAGCTGCACATGATCGGTGCGACCACGCTGGACGAATACCGCGAGCGGATCGAGAAGGACCCGGCCCTGGAGCGTCGTTTCCAGCAGGTCTTCGTCGGTGAGCCCAGCGTCGAGGACACCATCCAGATCCTGCGCGGCATCCAGGAGAAGTACGAGGCCCACCACGGCGTCCGGATCACCGACGCCGCCCTCGTGGCCGCCGCCTCGCTCTCGGACCGTTACATCACCGGACGACAGCTGCCGGACAAGGCGATCGACCTGGTCGACGAGGCCGCGTCGCGGCTGCGGATGGAGATCGAGTCGAGCCCGGAGGAGATCGACCAGCTGCGTCGCAGCGTCGACCGCCTCAAGATGGAGCAGTTCGCGCTCCAGCGCGAGTCCGACGACGCCTCCGTCGAGCGCCTGGCTCACCTCAAGGAGGAACTGGCCAACCAGAGTGAGGAGCTCCGGGCGCTCGAGGCCCGCTGGGAGGCCGAGAAGGCCGTCCTCGAGGGCGAGGGCGAACTGCGCAAGCAGCTCGACGCGCTCCGGATCGAGGCCGAGCGCCTGATGCGTGAGGGCAACCTGGAGAAGGTCGCCGAGATCCAGTACGGCCGGATCCCCGCCCTGGAGAAGCAGATCGCCGCCGCCGCGGCAGCAGCCGAAGCCGCCGAGGGGGCAGAACGTCTCGTCGGTGAGGAGGTAGGGGCCGAGCAGATCGCCGAGGTCGTCGAGGCCTGGACCGGCATCCCCACCGGCCGCATGCTGCAGGGCGAGACCGCCAAGCTGCTGCAGATGGAGGAGGTCATCGGGGCCCGCCTGATCGGCCAGAAGGAGGCCGTCGGGGCCGTCTCCGACGCGGTGCGCCGCAGCCGCGCCGGGATCAGCGACCCCAACCGTCCCACCGGTTCGTTCCTGTTCCTGGGCCCCACCGGCACCGGCAAGACCGAGCTCGCCAAGAGCCTGGCCGACTTCCTCTTCGACGACGACCGCGCCATCGTCCGCATCGACATGAGCGAGTACTCCGAGAAGCACTCGGTCTCGCGTCTGGTCGGTGCGCCCCCCGGCTACGTCGGCTACGACGAGGGCGGCCAGCTCACCGAGGCTGTGCGTCGTCGTCCCTACAGCGTCGTCCTGCTCGACGAGGTGGAGAAGGCCCACCCGGAGGTCTTCGACATCCTGCTGCAGGTGCTCGACGACGGGCGCCTCACCGACGGTCAGGGCCGCACGGTCGACTTCCGCAACACGATCCTGGTGCTCACCTCCAACCTGGGTTCGCAGTACCTCGTGGACCCGCTCCTGGACGAGGAACAGCGTCGTGAGCAGGTCATGGCCACCGTGCGGACCGCGTTCCGTCCGGAGTTCCTGAACCGTCTCGACGAGGTCGTCATGTTCTCCGCCCTCAGCAAGGACGAACTGGCCCACATCGTCGACCTGCAGCTCGCACTCCTGGAGCAGCGTCTGGCCAACCGCCGGATCAGCGTCACCGTCACCGACGCGGCCCGGGACTGGCTGGCCGACACCGGGTACGACCCGGCCTACGGTGCGCGTCCGCTGCGTCGCCTGATCCAGACCGCGATCGGGGACCGGCTGGCGAAGATGCTGATCGGTGGCGAGGTGACCGACGGTGGTGCCGTCGTCGTCGACGCAGCCGAAGACGGTCTGGTGCTCACCGCCTGA
- a CDS encoding CPBP family intramembrane glutamic endopeptidase: MGNTREPSTTSRSIDPGRPDEQSSDRPLVASVAATMAVGVPLLRAALLAPRGGSSFRRRTMALASAWTTGAAVSGQFEPRLWRVDPSERRERVLLPAATAAGAVAVFSVGAVVVAKVPILRREIESVIAHATRGSFAQATALALVTGATEEFFFRGAVHDLASALELPTVPTTTAVYTVTTCATGNPMLVFAAGLLGTLTGIARERSGSLVAPTVLHVGWSLGMLTVLPRVMARQRRLEVGDQ, encoded by the coding sequence ATGGGGAACACAAGAGAACCCTCGACGACGTCGAGATCCATCGATCCGGGCCGTCCTGACGAACAGTCCTCCGACCGCCCGTTGGTCGCGAGCGTCGCGGCGACCATGGCCGTGGGGGTGCCGCTGCTGCGGGCCGCCCTGCTGGCTCCGCGCGGCGGCTCGTCGTTCCGACGCCGCACGATGGCGTTGGCCTCGGCCTGGACGACCGGGGCCGCGGTGAGCGGTCAGTTCGAGCCGCGACTGTGGCGCGTCGACCCCTCCGAACGACGCGAGCGGGTGCTGCTGCCGGCAGCGACCGCTGCCGGAGCGGTGGCGGTCTTCTCCGTCGGCGCGGTGGTGGTGGCGAAGGTGCCGATCCTGCGTCGGGAGATCGAGTCGGTGATCGCGCACGCCACCCGTGGTTCGTTCGCGCAGGCCACCGCGCTGGCCCTGGTCACCGGCGCCACGGAGGAGTTCTTCTTCCGGGGCGCGGTCCACGACCTCGCCTCTGCACTGGAACTGCCCACCGTGCCCACGACGACGGCCGTCTACACCGTCACGACCTGCGCCACCGGGAACCCGATGTTGGTCTTCGCCGCAGGGTTGCTGGGCACCCTGACCGGGATCGCCCGCGAACGCAGTGGCTCGTTGGTGGCGCCGACCGTCCTGCACGTGGGCTGGTCGCTGGGGATGCTGACGGTGCTCCCCCGCGTGATGGCCCGGCAGCGGCGTCTGGAGGTCGGGGACCAGTGA
- a CDS encoding NAD(P)H-binding protein, translating to MKVLVTGASGYVGSRLVPALLAAGHEVRASFSSPERAQGYAWVDDVEVVGMDVLDRDAVAAAVGGTPGTSAVDAVVYLVHGMGGNDFKETDRKAALHTADACAAARVKRIVYLSGLVPPVPREELSDHIDSRLEVEELLTASGVSTISLRAAMVLGQASTSFELMRQVAERMPVHVVPTWMDSKVQPIAVTDAIAAIIGALELDEDTPSRSYDVGGPDALPYAELLKRFAELNGTAKPQIKNVPGLPGVVVRKVAAALVDVPSSTVEAIMESLTHDMVCADDDYVAELLPDGHDVMGAEEAMRHALDVGEVEPDEHGHADPMGRWPSDPDWAG from the coding sequence ATGAAGGTGCTGGTCACAGGTGCGAGCGGCTACGTCGGGAGCCGTCTCGTCCCGGCGCTCCTCGCCGCGGGGCACGAGGTGCGCGCGTCGTTCTCGTCGCCGGAGAGAGCACAGGGGTACGCCTGGGTGGACGACGTCGAGGTGGTCGGGATGGACGTCCTCGATCGCGACGCGGTGGCCGCCGCGGTGGGCGGGACGCCCGGCACCAGCGCGGTCGACGCCGTCGTCTACCTGGTGCACGGCATGGGCGGGAACGACTTCAAGGAGACCGACCGCAAGGCGGCGTTGCACACCGCGGACGCCTGCGCGGCCGCCCGGGTGAAGCGGATCGTCTACCTCTCGGGGCTGGTGCCGCCGGTCCCGCGCGAGGAGCTCAGTGACCACATCGACTCCCGGCTCGAGGTCGAGGAGCTGCTCACCGCCTCGGGCGTCTCCACGATCTCGTTGCGCGCCGCGATGGTGCTCGGTCAGGCATCGACGTCGTTCGAGCTGATGAGGCAGGTCGCCGAGCGGATGCCGGTGCACGTGGTGCCCACCTGGATGGACTCGAAGGTCCAGCCGATCGCGGTCACCGACGCGATCGCAGCGATCATCGGGGCGCTCGAACTCGACGAGGACACCCCGTCGCGTTCCTACGACGTCGGCGGCCCCGACGCCCTGCCCTACGCAGAGTTGTTGAAGAGGTTCGCCGAACTGAACGGCACCGCGAAGCCGCAGATCAAGAATGTCCCCGGCCTGCCCGGAGTCGTGGTCCGCAAGGTCGCGGCAGCGCTCGTCGACGTGCCGTCCTCCACCGTCGAGGCGATCATGGAGTCGCTGACCCACGACATGGTCTGCGCCGACGACGACTACGTCGCTGAACTCCTCCCCGACGGGCACGACGTGATGGGCGCGGAGGAGGCGATGAGGCACGCCCTCGACGTGGGCGAGGTGGAACCGGACGAACACGGGCACGCCGATCCGATGGGTCGGTGGCCCTCCGACCCCGACTGGGCAGGCTGA
- the pyrE gene encoding orotate phosphoribosyltransferase, translating to MANDPTLAADIDATCRLSGEFTLRSGTVSNEYFDKYLFEADPKLLDRVAIAMVELIPEGTELLGGLELGGVPIATMVSAKTGIPTLFVRKKAKEYGTCKLAEGQPVEGKKITLIEDVVTTGGAVRDATNALRELGAVVETVVCAIDRSPADVNPLDDVSLEVRPVLTKAELDAARDAAL from the coding sequence ATGGCCAACGACCCCACCCTTGCTGCTGACATCGACGCGACCTGCCGCCTGAGCGGCGAGTTCACCCTCCGCTCCGGCACCGTGTCGAACGAGTACTTCGACAAGTACCTGTTCGAGGCCGACCCCAAGCTCCTCGACCGCGTCGCGATCGCGATGGTCGAGCTGATCCCCGAGGGCACCGAGCTGCTCGGCGGCCTCGAGCTCGGCGGCGTCCCGATCGCCACCATGGTCTCGGCCAAGACCGGCATCCCCACCCTCTTCGTCCGCAAGAAGGCCAAGGAGTACGGCACCTGCAAGCTCGCCGAGGGCCAGCCGGTCGAGGGCAAGAAGATCACCCTGATCGAGGACGTCGTCACCACCGGCGGCGCGGTCCGTGACGCCACGAACGCCCTGCGCGAGCTCGGCGCTGTCGTCGAGACCGTCGTCTGCGCGATCGACCGTTCCCCGGCCGACGTCAACCCGCTCGACGACGTCTCCCTCGAGGTCCGCCCGGTGCTGACCAAGGCCGAGCTGGACGCCGCGCGCGACGCCGCGCTCTGA